The Lycium barbarum isolate Lr01 chromosome 12, ASM1917538v2, whole genome shotgun sequence genome includes a region encoding these proteins:
- the LOC132622849 gene encoding uncharacterized protein LOC132622849 isoform X2 — MNMMEIHVVESAARKMEECRICHDADEDSNMEIPCSCRGTLQYAHRKCVQRWCNEKGDTICEICRQNFKPDYTAPAPLFCGFPTNMRGNWDISMGVVDYPHFAALVSADHNFMDYDSDEYSAFYPRSLICCRIVAITFVLLLMLRTMLPIIFGVAGDNSVTLVMLYVLKIIGILLAIYVLVKALIAVRRRRHQQDLHHSQIVSSDEEYELPLQQLRHSQIVPLNDENELPLHPPQPHIIHV; from the exons ATGAATAT GATGGAAATCCATGTTGTAGAGTCTGCAGCAAGGAAGATGGAAGAATGTAGGATTTGCCATGATGCTGATGAAGATTCTAATATGGAGATTCCCTGTTCTTGCCGTGGAACCCTCCAG TATGCACATCGCAAATGTGTACAGAGGTGGTGCAATGAGAAGGGGGACACCATCTGTGAAATCTGCCGCCAG AATTTTAAGCCAGATTATACAGCACCAGCTCCTCTTTTTTGCGGATTTCCAACGAACATGAG AGGAAACTGGGATATTTCCATGGGTGTGGTTGATTATCCTCATTTTGCTGCATTGGTTTCTGCAGACCACAATTTTATGGATTATGACTCAGATGAGTATTCAGCATTTTATCCCAGAAGTTTGATATGCTGCCGTATTGTTGCCATAACT TTTGTGCTTCTACTGATGTTGCGTACAATGCTGCCAATAATATTTGGTGTTGCTGGAGATAACTCGGTAACATTGGTCATG TTGTATGTGTTGAAAATCATTGGAATCCTACTGGCAATCTATGTATTGGTGAAAGCTTTAATTGCTGTTCGACGCCGAAGGCATCAACAG GATCTTCATCACTCTCAGATTGTCTCGTCGGATGAAGAATATGAATTACCATTACAACAGCTTCGGCACTCTCAGATTGTCCCATTGAATGATGAGAATGAACTACCACTACATCCACCTCAGCCACATATTATACATGTCTAA
- the LOC132622848 gene encoding F-box/kelch-repeat protein At3g23880-like isoform X1 yields MLPEKKKSKSISNIGKGNLFNQITISNGEEASQKFNQKKKKSDQICKGKNSTEQMDVDKRTHFQEEILADILNRLPVRSLLRFKCVSKLWETLISEPYFKMTHLNHAKNEQNSQKLLIRCLENDLYSMYCVPLSSSVQPVENVRKLDFSVISRPYNCAIRGCCDGLVVIHVNDNIDGRRTIHLLWNPSTGESILLPNPELPKREESRLGLGYDSTSGGYKILKIHTNIDRPGEILALKSSSWRNIDKHPRGICNEIEAMQSLPIVNEAFHWIGIFGSHSVVSRNYLVVSFSISSEVYGEIPLPEQILCSKAKIIIGVSVLEGMLCVYSNSYLQRKAALKLWVLKDYGVKESWTTLLTIEGPWIDKAMPKYRFADGELLFWCLSHKCTGHAFRTSRGPFRLWPRCDILQTGITFTESLISPKSLI; encoded by the exons ATGTTACCAGAGAAGAAGAAGAGTAAATCGATTTCAAATATTGGAAAGGGTAATCTTTTCAATCAAATTACAATTAGCAATGGAGAAGAAGCAAGTCAAAAGTTTAatcagaagaagaagaaatcaGATCAAATTTGTAAAG GGAAGAATAGTACAGAGCAGATGGATGTTGATAAG CGAACTCACTTCCAAGAGGAAATTCTTGCGGACATCCTCAACAGATTACCTGTGCGGTCTCTTCTCCGATTCAAATGTGTTTCAAAATTATGGGAAACATTGATCTCCGAGCCTTACTTTAAGATGACGCATCTCAATCATGCCAAGAATGAACAGAATTCCCAAAAACTTCTTATACGTTGCCTTGAAAATGATTTATATTCCATGTATTGTGTTCCTTTATCATCGTCGGTTCAACCTGTTGAGAATGTACGAAAACTTGATTTCTCTGTCATCTCTAGACCATATAACTGCGCAATCCGTGGTTGTTGTGATGGGTTGGTTGTTATCCATGTTAATGATAATATTGATGGTCGACGCACTATACATTTGCTATGGAACCCCTCCACAGGAGAATCAATACTACTTCCCAATCCAGAGCTTCCAAAGCGGGAAGAATCTCGTTTGGGATTGGGTTATGACTCAACTTCTGGTGGCTATAAGATCCTTAAAATTCACACTAACATAGATCGTCCTGGTGAAATTCTTGCGCTGAAAAGTAGTTCCTGGAGAAATATTGATAAACATCCTCGTGGCATTTGCAATGAGATCGAAGCTATGCAGTCTTTGCCAATTGTAAACGAGGCATTTCATTGGATCGGTATTTTTGGAAGTCATTCTGTGGTTTCAAGAAATTATTTGGTGGTTTCATTTAGTATTTCAAGTGAAGTGTACGGAGAGATACCTTTGCCAGAGCAAATTTTATGCTCGAAGGCCAAAATCATTATTGGCGTTTCAGTATTGGAAGGTATGCTTTGTGTTTATTCTAATTCTTATCTTCAGAGGAAGGCAGCTTTAAAGTTATGGGTATTGAAAGACTATGGTGTCAAGGAATCTTGGACTACATTGTTAACTATCGAAGGTCCTTGGATTGATAAGGCCATGCCGAAATATAGGTTTGCGGATGGTGAACTGCTATTTTGGTGCCTAAGTCATAAATGTACAGGGCATGCTTTTAGGACATCCAGAGGGCCATTTAGATTATGGCCTCGATGTGATATCCTTCAGACTGGAATCACTTTTACAGAAAGCTTGATCTCTCCAAAATCACTTATTTAG
- the LOC132622848 gene encoding F-box/kelch-repeat protein At3g23880-like isoform X2, whose product MEKKQVKSLIRRRRNQIKFVKRTHFQEEILADILNRLPVRSLLRFKCVSKLWETLISEPYFKMTHLNHAKNEQNSQKLLIRCLENDLYSMYCVPLSSSVQPVENVRKLDFSVISRPYNCAIRGCCDGLVVIHVNDNIDGRRTIHLLWNPSTGESILLPNPELPKREESRLGLGYDSTSGGYKILKIHTNIDRPGEILALKSSSWRNIDKHPRGICNEIEAMQSLPIVNEAFHWIGIFGSHSVVSRNYLVVSFSISSEVYGEIPLPEQILCSKAKIIIGVSVLEGMLCVYSNSYLQRKAALKLWVLKDYGVKESWTTLLTIEGPWIDKAMPKYRFADGELLFWCLSHKCTGHAFRTSRGPFRLWPRCDILQTGITFTESLISPKSLI is encoded by the exons ATGGAGAAGAAGCAAGTCAAAAGTTTAatcagaagaagaagaaatcaGATCAAATTTGTAAAG CGAACTCACTTCCAAGAGGAAATTCTTGCGGACATCCTCAACAGATTACCTGTGCGGTCTCTTCTCCGATTCAAATGTGTTTCAAAATTATGGGAAACATTGATCTCCGAGCCTTACTTTAAGATGACGCATCTCAATCATGCCAAGAATGAACAGAATTCCCAAAAACTTCTTATACGTTGCCTTGAAAATGATTTATATTCCATGTATTGTGTTCCTTTATCATCGTCGGTTCAACCTGTTGAGAATGTACGAAAACTTGATTTCTCTGTCATCTCTAGACCATATAACTGCGCAATCCGTGGTTGTTGTGATGGGTTGGTTGTTATCCATGTTAATGATAATATTGATGGTCGACGCACTATACATTTGCTATGGAACCCCTCCACAGGAGAATCAATACTACTTCCCAATCCAGAGCTTCCAAAGCGGGAAGAATCTCGTTTGGGATTGGGTTATGACTCAACTTCTGGTGGCTATAAGATCCTTAAAATTCACACTAACATAGATCGTCCTGGTGAAATTCTTGCGCTGAAAAGTAGTTCCTGGAGAAATATTGATAAACATCCTCGTGGCATTTGCAATGAGATCGAAGCTATGCAGTCTTTGCCAATTGTAAACGAGGCATTTCATTGGATCGGTATTTTTGGAAGTCATTCTGTGGTTTCAAGAAATTATTTGGTGGTTTCATTTAGTATTTCAAGTGAAGTGTACGGAGAGATACCTTTGCCAGAGCAAATTTTATGCTCGAAGGCCAAAATCATTATTGGCGTTTCAGTATTGGAAGGTATGCTTTGTGTTTATTCTAATTCTTATCTTCAGAGGAAGGCAGCTTTAAAGTTATGGGTATTGAAAGACTATGGTGTCAAGGAATCTTGGACTACATTGTTAACTATCGAAGGTCCTTGGATTGATAAGGCCATGCCGAAATATAGGTTTGCGGATGGTGAACTGCTATTTTGGTGCCTAAGTCATAAATGTACAGGGCATGCTTTTAGGACATCCAGAGGGCCATTTAGATTATGGCCTCGATGTGATATCCTTCAGACTGGAATCACTTTTACAGAAAGCTTGATCTCTCCAAAATCACTTATTTAG
- the LOC132622849 gene encoding uncharacterized protein LOC132622849 isoform X3, translated as MLSHSCGCFGTWKSFSRRVHMNMMEIHVVESAARKMEECRICHDADEDSNMEIPCSCRGTLQYAHRKCVQRWCNEKGDTICEICRQNFKPDYTAPAPLFCGFPTNMRGNWDISMGVVDYPHFAALVSADHNFMDYDSDEYSAFYPRSLICCRIVAITFVLLLMLRTMLPIIFGVAGDNSVTLVMLYVLKIIGILLAIYVLVKALIAVRRRRHQQEQHRTA; from the exons ATGCTATCCCATTCTT GTGGCTGTTTCGGAACCTGGAAGTCATTTTCGCGAAGAGTACATATGAATAT GATGGAAATCCATGTTGTAGAGTCTGCAGCAAGGAAGATGGAAGAATGTAGGATTTGCCATGATGCTGATGAAGATTCTAATATGGAGATTCCCTGTTCTTGCCGTGGAACCCTCCAG TATGCACATCGCAAATGTGTACAGAGGTGGTGCAATGAGAAGGGGGACACCATCTGTGAAATCTGCCGCCAG AATTTTAAGCCAGATTATACAGCACCAGCTCCTCTTTTTTGCGGATTTCCAACGAACATGAG AGGAAACTGGGATATTTCCATGGGTGTGGTTGATTATCCTCATTTTGCTGCATTGGTTTCTGCAGACCACAATTTTATGGATTATGACTCAGATGAGTATTCAGCATTTTATCCCAGAAGTTTGATATGCTGCCGTATTGTTGCCATAACT TTTGTGCTTCTACTGATGTTGCGTACAATGCTGCCAATAATATTTGGTGTTGCTGGAGATAACTCGGTAACATTGGTCATG TTGTATGTGTTGAAAATCATTGGAATCCTACTGGCAATCTATGTATTGGTGAAAGCTTTAATTGCTGTTCGACGCCGAAGGCATCAACAG GAACAGCACAGAACTGCATAG
- the LOC132624679 gene encoding uncharacterized protein LOC132624679: MTSLISVAMAPPSGSTCMKFKKAPRQVVNVNARFDQHNRGRSKIVDENMIVLRMRIKEMKLLEAGKSGAPSNWMGWEKKYFAHYNEDVCEVIGLLQMYLMETRPALAIGMSALLCLSVSCSTYFLVLHALEMAKFILHIS, encoded by the coding sequence ATGACTTCATTGATCTCTGTGGCGATGGCTCCTCCTTCAGGCTCCACCTGCATGAAATTTAAAAAGGCGCCGAGGCAAGTAGTGAATGTGAATGCAAGATTTGATCAACATAATCGTGGCCGAAGCAAGATTGTGGATGAGAACATGATTGTCCTACGAATGCGTATTAAAGAGATGAAATTGCTAGAAGCTGGAAAATCAGGAGCACCCTCAAATTGGATGGGATGGGAGAAGAAGTACTTTGCACATTACAATGAGGACGTTTGTGAAGTCATAGGTTTGTTACAAATGTATTTGATGGAGACTAGGCCAGCTTTGGCTATTGGGATGTCGGCTCTGCTTTGTTTGAGTGTGTCGTGTTCAACTTATTTTTTGGTCCTGCATGCCCTGGAGATGGCCAAGTTTATTCTCCATATTTCATAA
- the LOC132622847 gene encoding eukaryotic translation initiation factor 5-like, whose protein sequence is MALQNIGAANSDDAFYRYKMPRMITKIEGRGNGIKTNVVNMVDIAKALARPASYTTKHFGCELGAQSKFDEKTGTSLVNGAHDTAKLAGLLEIFIKKYVQCYGCGNPETEILITKNQMIQLKCAACGFISDVDMRDKLTTFILKNPPESKKGGKDKKAMRRAEKERLKEGEAADEELKKLKKETKKKVSSKEASGKPISKKKASGSDEDASSPKRHVNVREEEDEEDDDVQWQTDTSMEAAQKRIQEQLNAVTAEMVMLSANEPEKKPKAATKVPQSSKAVSAPSEDDHKAENGERTFEMLVEEVKVHLKKGVTVSQFRSFLGSLSGSPQDIVTAVYEALLDGVEKGFSKELIKKKGYLLAAVGQEDGSQLRMLRALEEFCGKSNPSAVKEVALILKALYDADVLEEEFIVQWYQEGLAGVKKDSKIWKNVKPFVDWLQSAESESEED, encoded by the coding sequence ATGGCTTTGCAGAATATTGGAGCTGCCAACAGTGATGATGCCTTCTACAGGTACAAGATGCCGAGGATGATTACCAAGATAGAGGGACGTGGGAATGGCATCAAGACAAACGTGGTTAACATGGTTGACATTGCCAAAGCTCTAGCAAGGCCAGCATCTTACACCACAAAACATTTTGGTTGTGAGCTTGGAGCTCAGTCAAAGTTTGATGAAAAAACTGGAACTTCCCTTGTCAATGGAGCTCATGATACTGCCAAGCTTGCTGGTCTTCTGGAGATTTTCATTAAGAAGTATGTTCAGTGCTATGGGTGTGGAAATCCTGAAACTGAGATCCTCATCACAAAAAATCAGATGATCCAACTGAAGTGTGCTGCGTGTGGTTTTATTTCTGATGTAGACATGAGAGACAAGCTGACAACGTTTATTCTTAAGAACCCACCTGAGTCTAAGAAGGGTGGCAAGGACAAGAAAGCAATGAGAAGAGCTGAAAAGGAGCGTCTAAAGGAAGGTGAGGCTGCTGATGAAGAGCTGAAGAAACTGaagaaagaaacaaagaaaaaggtTTCTTCCAAGGAAGCCAGTGGAAAACCTATCTCTAAAAAGAAAGCCAGTGGCTCTGACGAGGATGCTTCCTCACCCAAAAGGCATGTGAATGTCAGGGAAGAAGaggatgaagaagatgatgatgttCAGTGGCAAACTGATACATCAATGGAAGCTGCACAGAAGCGTATACAGGAACAGTTGAATGCTGTGACAGCTGAAATGGTTATGCTCTCCGCAAATGAGCCAGAGAAGAAGCCCAAGGCAGCTACTAAAGTGCCCCAAAGTTCCAAGGCTGTTTCTGCACCATCTGAGGATGATCACAAAGCTGAGAATGGAGAGAGAACCTTTGAGATGCTTGTTGAGGAGGTGAAAGTACATCTAAAGAAGGGAGTTACGGTCAGCCAATTTCGATCTTTCTTGGGTTCACTCTCTGGATCTCCTCAGGACATAGTTACTGCTGTCTACGAGGCACTCTTGGATGGTGTGGAGAAAGGGTTCTCCAAGGAGCTTATTAAGAAGAAAGGTTATCTTCTTGCTGCTGTTGGTCAAGAGGATGGGTCACAGCTACGTATGCTCCGAGCGCTGGAAGAATTCTGTGGGAAGTCTAACCCTTCAGCTGTGAAAGAAGTAGCACTCATTCTGAAAGCTTTGTATGATGCTGATGTGTTGGAGGAGGAATTTATAGTGCAATGGTATCAAGAGGGTCTTGCTGGGGTTAAAAAGGACTCTAAAATTTGGAAGAATGTTAAACCCTTTGTTGACTGGCTGCAGAGTGCTGAGTCGGAGTCCGAGGAGGACTGA
- the LOC132624113 gene encoding uncharacterized protein LOC132624113, with the protein MMASSVVKCPATIMSSSKYRIRQKVPQVRAQSYEDEGKSRHVVDANLQVLKQRIEEVKIKERMERCLTCKQGWNYTATNASLYYDKKSKKEYLDYISQCAELLGMVGGTIGFTILCCTLCLCLTSLLIHFSL; encoded by the exons ATGATGGCTTCTTCAGTTGTTAAATGTCCAGCAACCATTATGTCATCTAGCAAGTATAGGATCCGTCAAAAGGTACCGCAAGTCAGAGCTCAGAGCTACGAGGATGAAG GTAAATCAAGGCATGTTGTCGATGCAAACTTACAAGTATTAAAGCAAAGAATAGAAGAAGTGAAGATCAAAGAGAGAATGGAGAGGTGTTTGACATGTAAGCAAGGTTGGAATTATACAGCTACTAATGCAAGTTTATATTATGACAAGAAGAGCAAGAAAGAATATTTGGATTACATATCTCAATGTGCTGAACTTTTGGGGATGGTTGGCGGGACTATTGGATTTACTATTCTTTGCTGCACTCTTTGTCTCTGTCTTACTTCCCTGCTTATTCATTTTAGTCTTTAA
- the LOC132622849 gene encoding uncharacterized protein LOC132622849 isoform X1 produces MLSHSCGCFGTWKSFSRRVHMNMMEIHVVESAARKMEECRICHDADEDSNMEIPCSCRGTLQYAHRKCVQRWCNEKGDTICEICRQNFKPDYTAPAPLFCGFPTNMRGNWDISMGVVDYPHFAALVSADHNFMDYDSDEYSAFYPRSLICCRIVAITFVLLLMLRTMLPIIFGVAGDNSVTLVMLYVLKIIGILLAIYVLVKALIAVRRRRHQQDLHHSQIVSSDEEYELPLQQLRHSQIVPLNDENELPLHPPQPHIIHV; encoded by the exons ATGCTATCCCATTCTT GTGGCTGTTTCGGAACCTGGAAGTCATTTTCGCGAAGAGTACATATGAATAT GATGGAAATCCATGTTGTAGAGTCTGCAGCAAGGAAGATGGAAGAATGTAGGATTTGCCATGATGCTGATGAAGATTCTAATATGGAGATTCCCTGTTCTTGCCGTGGAACCCTCCAG TATGCACATCGCAAATGTGTACAGAGGTGGTGCAATGAGAAGGGGGACACCATCTGTGAAATCTGCCGCCAG AATTTTAAGCCAGATTATACAGCACCAGCTCCTCTTTTTTGCGGATTTCCAACGAACATGAG AGGAAACTGGGATATTTCCATGGGTGTGGTTGATTATCCTCATTTTGCTGCATTGGTTTCTGCAGACCACAATTTTATGGATTATGACTCAGATGAGTATTCAGCATTTTATCCCAGAAGTTTGATATGCTGCCGTATTGTTGCCATAACT TTTGTGCTTCTACTGATGTTGCGTACAATGCTGCCAATAATATTTGGTGTTGCTGGAGATAACTCGGTAACATTGGTCATG TTGTATGTGTTGAAAATCATTGGAATCCTACTGGCAATCTATGTATTGGTGAAAGCTTTAATTGCTGTTCGACGCCGAAGGCATCAACAG GATCTTCATCACTCTCAGATTGTCTCGTCGGATGAAGAATATGAATTACCATTACAACAGCTTCGGCACTCTCAGATTGTCCCATTGAATGATGAGAATGAACTACCACTACATCCACCTCAGCCACATATTATACATGTCTAA
- the LOC132621539 gene encoding protein PIN-LIKES 2-like, whose product MEPSSAESQANMYYSRHYLVYAVLPLLKLLCLTVIGLILAHPRTQLVPKATFKLLSKLVFALFLPCTIFIHLGETITVQNFLRWWFIPANVLLSTAIGCLLGYLVAKICKPPQEYFRFTIIATAFGNTGNLPLAIVGSVCHSSDNPFGPDCYTTGVSYVSFAQWVAVFLVYTLVYHMMEPPLEYFDVVEDGGEIQEPLPSNDLSRPLLVEAEWPGMEDRETEHCKTPFIARVFASVSTLSSSSIPDPDSLDSLEESPPAPRSPKSIRCLAEPRMVRKLRIVAEQTPVRYVLQPPMFAILLAFLVGMVPPIKSVVYGNEAPLAFLTDSLQILAQAMVPSVMLILGGMLAEGPNESLLGVRTTVGITVARLLVLPLVGTGVVYLADQMNFLIPDDQMYRFVLLLQYTTPSAILLGAVASLRGYAVREASAMLFWQHVFALFSLSIYVIIYFKILLSYV is encoded by the coding sequence ATGGAACCCTCATCTGCTGAAAGTCAGGCCAATATGTATTATAGTAGACATTACCTTGTATATGCTGTTCTACCATTGTTGAAACTCCTATGTTTAACTGTTATTGGCCTAATTCTTGCACATCCAAGAACCCAATTAGTTCCTAAAGCTACTTTTAAGCTCCTTAGTAAGCTTGTATTTGCTCTCTTCTTGCCTTGTACTATCTTTATTCACCTTGGTGAGACTATTACTGTTCAGAATTTTTTGCGCTGGTGGTTTATACCAGCTAATGTACTTCTCAGTACTGCAATCGGTTGTCTGTTGGGGTACTTGGTAGCTAAAATTTGCAAGCCGCCCCAGGAGTACTTTAGGTTCACTATCATTGCGACTGCATTTGGGAATACGGGTAATTTGCCTCTTGCCATTGTTGGATCGGTGTGTCATAGTAGTGACAATCCTTTTGGTCCGGATTGTTACACAACTGGTGTGTCTTATGTGTCGTTTGCACAATGGGTTGCAGTGTTCCTTGTTTACACTCTTGTTTACCATATGATGGAGCCCCCGTTGGAGTACTTCGATGTTGTTGAAGACGGTGGTGAGATTCAGGAGCCGTTACCTAGTAATGATCTAAGTAGGCCACTTCTTGTGGAAGCTGAGTGGCCTGGTATGGAAGATAGAGAAACTGAGCATTGCAAGACGCCTTTTATTGCACGGGTTTTTGCAAGTGTCTCAACCCTTTCGAGTAGTTCTATTCCTGATCCTGATAGTTTGGATAGTTTGGAGGAATCGCCACCAGCTCCAAGGAGTCCAAAATCTATTAGATGTTTGGCGGAGCCCCGGATGGTTAGAAAATTAAGAATTGTTGCTGAACAAACGCCAGTTCGCTATGTTCTCCAGCCTCCGATGTTTGCTATTTTATTGGCTTTTCTTGTCGGAATGGTTCCACCGATTAAGTCTGTTGTTTATGGTAATGAGGCTCCTCTTGCGTTCCTCACGGATAGTTTACAAATTCTTGCTCAAGCTATGGTGCCTTCAGTTATGCTGATTCTAGGAGGAATGCTTGCTGAGGGTCCGAATGAATCTTTACTTGGGGTTCGAACCACCGTTGGGATTACTGTTGCTAGACTTTTAGTCCTTCCTTTGGTGGGAACAGGAGTGGTCTATTTGGCTGATCAAATGAACTTTTTAATCCCTGATGATCAGATGTACCGGTTCGTTCTTTTGTTGCAGTATACAACACCAAGTGCCATCTTGTTGGGAGCAGTTGCTAGCTTGAGAGGTTATGCAGTCAGAGAAGCTTCAGCAATGCTCTTCTGGCAACATGTATTTGCTCTGTTTTCTCTTTCAATATACGTTATTATTTACTTCAAGATTCTGCTTTCTTATGTCTGA